The following proteins are encoded in a genomic region of Aquella oligotrophica:
- a CDS encoding ferritin-like domain-containing protein — translation MLDINEKKVCAILDKIIAHELAGVSRYTHYSLMVYGLERLSLVGYFKGHATESLDHALKAGELMTGLGGHPTLETESIKESNKHDLQTIIKESIEHETKAAKLYHELLDEVKDKSVYLEDYARGMIGSEEQHVLDMRKIVKK, via the coding sequence ATGTTAGACATCAATGAAAAAAAAGTCTGTGCCATTCTTGATAAAATTATTGCTCACGAATTAGCTGGTGTTAGCCGCTATACTCATTACAGCTTAATGGTTTATGGTTTAGAGCGCCTTTCTTTGGTTGGTTATTTTAAAGGTCATGCTACTGAATCTCTTGATCATGCATTAAAAGCAGGTGAATTGATGACTGGTTTGGGTGGACATCCAACTTTAGAGACAGAGTCAATCAAAGAGTCAAATAAGCATGATTTACAAACTATCATCAAAGAATCCATTGAACATGAAACTAAAGCAGCTAAGCTTTATCATGAATTATTAGATGAAGTTAAAGATAAATCTGTTTATCTTGAAGACTATGCACGTGGTATGATCGGTTCTGAAGAGCAACACGTTCTTGATATGCGTAAAATTGTTAAAAAATAA
- a CDS encoding HAD family acid phosphatase yields MKKILTSLFILSSINCYADNICSPEAKQQDIKQAVKWYRDSAEKKALYNQTFLIGTNYVSEWVKSNHPKAKSWGVVLDIDETTLDNSWYFRECGELASNESDFSHYVANPMKSTALPGVAKFTQLVHDLGGYVSFVSNRDGSFKDETGSVLDTTTQNLKHEKIYFDQVVLANRRDSKTPSNKNPRFNAINTGNYDATQMVWSNKLPAHKVIAYFGDNIQDFPKFKQGSANSLDENSSEFSIFGKGYFILPNPMYGSWEANQYN; encoded by the coding sequence ATGAAAAAAATATTAACCTCGTTATTTATCTTGAGTAGTATCAATTGTTATGCCGATAATATTTGTTCGCCAGAAGCTAAGCAGCAAGATATAAAACAGGCTGTTAAATGGTACCGTGATTCGGCAGAGAAAAAAGCTCTTTATAATCAGACTTTTTTGATCGGGACAAATTATGTCAGTGAATGGGTTAAATCAAACCATCCAAAAGCGAAAAGCTGGGGTGTAGTACTTGATATTGATGAAACAACACTGGATAATTCATGGTATTTCCGTGAGTGCGGCGAACTGGCTAGTAATGAATCTGATTTTAGTCACTATGTAGCAAATCCGATGAAATCTACTGCATTGCCCGGCGTAGCCAAATTTACCCAACTAGTTCATGATCTTGGTGGTTATGTTTCATTTGTTTCAAATCGTGATGGATCATTTAAAGATGAAACTGGTAGCGTACTGGATACTACTACCCAAAATCTAAAACATGAGAAAATTTATTTTGATCAAGTGGTTTTGGCAAATCGCCGTGACTCTAAAACGCCAAGTAATAAAAACCCACGCTTTAATGCTATAAATACTGGTAATTATGATGCCACACAGATGGTTTGGTCAAATAAATTACCAGCGCATAAAGTAATCGCCTATTTTGGTGATAATATTCAAGATTTCCCTAAGTTTAAACAGGGCAGTGCAAATTCTCTTGATGAAAATAGCAGCGAGTTTAGTATTTTTGGTAAAGGCTACTTTATCCTACCTAACCCTATGTATGGCAGTTGGGAAGCTAATCAGTATAATTAA
- a CDS encoding MFS transporter has translation MRYANKWLQWSSAELFFIFSVISGVMFGVFSGPIAKSMHLSDTALGWLSGIFFIVYAITQFFSGQLFVIFSARNVLLISTLVSAAGALLFSMTNSIFMLFAARIMLGVGLAATFVGVLFVAQNSFETRIFPVISSLSQSLANLCAGIFGFIAFMLIKSGFRTPYIALSIVFLICAVLVFLFFDKNQSNNKSANQQVPFIASLKKILKNSQVWYASLYFSGLFGAVLTFVDLFDVSFQMNAFHESFSNATILNSMIPFGLTVGGLTLGTLAQRLNNYVIPARFAGLLAVITFAVILFVRFDSANANFIVGSICVLFGVGCSGSILAFQCVQKNIAEAELRPLATSFVLTFSYIFSGLIEQPVVGDFIANTELGIINPGKKIFVYHWIFSSTVHDGWYKYNMGLYFIFATLIISFIASCFFKQRN, from the coding sequence ATGAGATATGCCAATAAATGGTTACAATGGTCAAGTGCCGAGTTATTTTTTATTTTTAGTGTGATTTCTGGGGTGATGTTTGGGGTTTTTAGTGGTCCAATTGCCAAATCAATGCATTTAAGTGATACGGCATTAGGTTGGTTATCCGGTATTTTCTTTATAGTGTATGCGATAACCCAGTTTTTTTCTGGTCAATTATTTGTAATCTTTTCAGCAAGAAATGTCTTGCTTATAAGTACGCTGGTTTCTGCTGCTGGAGCACTTTTATTTAGTATGACAAATAGCATTTTTATGTTATTTGCGGCACGGATAATGCTGGGGGTAGGGCTTGCTGCTACTTTTGTTGGGGTACTATTTGTTGCGCAAAATAGTTTTGAAACAAGAATCTTTCCAGTTATTTCTTCGTTAAGTCAAAGTCTTGCCAATTTATGTGCTGGGATATTTGGTTTTATAGCTTTCATGTTAATCAAAAGCGGATTTAGAACCCCCTATATTGCTTTATCAATAGTCTTTTTAATTTGTGCAGTATTAGTATTTTTATTCTTTGATAAAAATCAGAGTAATAATAAATCTGCGAATCAGCAGGTTCCATTTATTGCTAGTTTGAAGAAAATTCTGAAAAATTCTCAAGTTTGGTATGCATCATTATATTTTTCTGGTTTATTTGGTGCTGTACTAACTTTTGTTGATTTATTTGATGTTTCATTCCAAATGAATGCCTTTCACGAAAGTTTCAGCAATGCTACCATTCTTAATTCAATGATTCCCTTTGGTCTGACAGTTGGTGGGTTAACTCTTGGAACACTGGCTCAGAGATTAAATAACTATGTTATTCCAGCTCGGTTTGCTGGACTACTTGCAGTAATAACTTTTGCAGTAATTTTATTCGTAAGGTTTGATTCAGCCAATGCAAACTTTATTGTTGGCAGTATCTGTGTATTATTTGGAGTTGGTTGCAGTGGGTCTATTCTTGCCTTCCAATGTGTTCAGAAAAATATTGCTGAAGCTGAACTAAGACCACTTGCAACATCATTTGTACTTACTTTCTCATATATATTTTCGGGCTTAATTGAGCAACCTGTAGTTGGTGATTTTATTGCCAATACTGAACTTGGCATTATCAATCCGGGTAAGAAAATATTTGTTTACCATTGGATATTTAGTTCAACAGTACATGATGGCTGGTATAAGTATAATATGGGTTTATACTTTATTTTTGCCACACTAATTATTAGTTTTATTGCTAGCTGTTTCTTTAAACAGAGAAATTAG
- a CDS encoding YiiX/YebB-like N1pC/P60 family cysteine hydrolase, translating into MQKIIKCFSILFLVSIHYSYAATYIPESGDFLFQDLNCGSMCDSIDSVTRGYDNTYVSHVGMIINTDPPEVIEAVSNGVEITPLTKFLQRSLDSESKPRVMVGRLKPAYKKLIPDAISIAREQIGKPYNSSFIPARGEAFYCSELFDYSFKAANNNQPFFHPAPMNFTDGKSSKILPLWQDYYKPLHIKAPQGVLGTNPGAMSRESMIEIIYFYGKPRQH; encoded by the coding sequence ATGCAAAAGATAATTAAGTGTTTTTCTATACTTTTTTTAGTTTCTATTCACTATTCATATGCCGCAACTTATATACCAGAATCTGGAGACTTTCTTTTTCAGGATCTGAATTGTGGTTCAATGTGTGATAGTATTGATAGTGTTACCAGAGGGTATGATAACACCTATGTTTCTCATGTAGGAATGATTATTAATACTGATCCGCCAGAGGTGATTGAGGCAGTATCAAATGGAGTAGAGATTACACCATTGACAAAATTTCTCCAGCGCAGTCTTGATTCAGAAAGTAAGCCACGAGTCATGGTTGGCAGACTAAAACCAGCCTACAAGAAACTGATACCAGATGCTATATCTATTGCCAGAGAGCAAATTGGTAAGCCTTATAATAGTAGTTTTATTCCAGCACGGGGAGAAGCTTTCTACTGCTCAGAATTATTTGATTACTCGTTTAAAGCAGCAAATAATAATCAGCCATTTTTCCATCCAGCACCGATGAATTTCACTGATGGTAAATCGAGCAAAATTCTTCCACTTTGGCAAGATTATTACAAGCCCTTACATATCAAAGCACCCCAAGGAGTATTAGGTACTAACCCCGGAGCAATGTCCAGGGAAAGTATGATAGAGATAATTTATTTTTATGGAAAGCCGCGCCAGCATTAA
- a CDS encoding LysR family transcriptional regulator: MIDDILLFLKVVDAGSILAAEKKLSIPHSTAARRIDGLEAKVGKTLLNRSPQGVSLTEDGRFFYDCFKSYERKLNDLFEENEISIEGKLNVVLPFTFANNLLIPEISNLLLKYPDLELNIVHNFNKFNMKKELYDLAITDYEPLQQSQKIKKIGRTKLLLLCTPEYAINYGLLNKVEDAYKHFIVCRSDLEGLESNTIKLFSEDDAKMVELEVKRKITLSSFVEAKSFIMGHQGIAELPEYLVQEELASNQLIRLFPEFHAGYIDYYLLRNINENDPKFKAFMTYINKIFDNLSVSTSERSFVDKVYG; encoded by the coding sequence ATGATTGATGATATTCTACTTTTTTTAAAAGTGGTAGATGCAGGTAGTATTCTTGCAGCAGAAAAAAAACTTTCTATTCCTCATTCTACAGCGGCACGGAGAATTGATGGATTGGAAGCTAAAGTAGGCAAGACTCTCTTAAATAGAAGCCCGCAAGGTGTATCTTTGACTGAAGATGGAAGGTTTTTCTATGACTGTTTCAAGAGCTATGAACGTAAGCTTAATGACTTATTTGAAGAAAATGAGATAAGTATTGAGGGTAAATTAAACGTTGTTTTACCTTTTACGTTTGCAAATAACCTTTTAATCCCAGAAATAAGTAACTTGCTACTTAAATATCCAGATTTGGAGTTAAACATTGTTCATAACTTTAATAAATTTAATATGAAAAAGGAATTGTATGATTTAGCGATCACAGATTACGAGCCATTACAGCAGTCACAGAAAATAAAAAAGATTGGTAGAACCAAGCTGCTACTGCTTTGTACTCCTGAATATGCAATTAATTATGGCTTATTAAATAAGGTTGAGGATGCTTATAAACATTTTATTGTTTGTCGATCGGATTTGGAGGGATTAGAGAGTAATACAATTAAGCTATTTTCCGAAGATGATGCAAAAATGGTTGAGCTTGAGGTTAAGCGGAAAATTACGCTAAGTAGTTTTGTTGAGGCAAAGTCTTTTATCATGGGTCATCAGGGGATTGCTGAGTTGCCAGAGTATCTGGTTCAGGAAGAGTTAGCCTCTAATCAACTGATTCGATTATTTCCCGAGTTTCATGCCGGGTATATTGATTATTATCTTTTACGAAATATTAACGAGAATGATCCAAAGTTCAAAGCTTTTATGACGTATATTAATAAAATTTTTGATAATCTTTCGGTTAGTACTTCAGAGCGTAGTTTTGTAGATAAGGTATATGGCTAG
- a CDS encoding TIGR01777 family oxidoreductase, producing MKTILLSGASGFIASNFRKQFHNEYRFILLSHTKNASSITLNELENNPELIRSIDIVINLAGANIGAKRWTTQRKQELLESRISTTKNLVSLFNEYNSEIHFISASAIGIYHPNQENKETESIDYSNYENFSQEITKKWETEALKFKGNLTITRLGVVLASNGGAFPQMLRPFLFGAGGKLGNGQQYFPWIALTDLLNALKHIIDNKLTGIYTLVAPELITNAELTKHIAQTWKRPAWFNLPQSVIRLIFGQMGQELFLNSIKISPDKLIASRFKFNYPSIAECLTAIKKQEF from the coding sequence ATGAAAACAATTCTTTTAAGTGGCGCTTCTGGTTTTATCGCATCTAATTTCAGAAAGCAATTTCACAATGAATATAGATTTATACTATTAAGCCATACAAAAAATGCTTCCAGTATCACTTTAAATGAACTCGAAAATAACCCCGAACTAATTAGATCTATTGATATAGTCATTAATCTTGCTGGAGCAAATATTGGAGCCAAGCGCTGGACAACACAAAGAAAGCAGGAACTACTTGAAAGTAGAATCTCTACGACTAAAAATCTAGTAAGCTTATTCAATGAATATAATTCGGAAATACATTTTATCTCAGCCAGTGCCATCGGAATCTATCATCCTAACCAAGAGAATAAAGAAACTGAAAGTATTGACTATAGCAATTATGAAAATTTCTCACAGGAAATCACCAAAAAATGGGAAACTGAAGCTTTAAAATTTAAAGGCAACTTAACTATTACCCGCTTGGGGGTAGTTTTGGCTAGTAATGGCGGAGCTTTTCCACAAATGTTACGTCCTTTTTTATTTGGGGCTGGAGGAAAACTAGGTAATGGACAGCAGTATTTCCCATGGATTGCACTAACAGACTTACTCAATGCCTTAAAGCATATAATTGATAATAAGCTGACTGGTATCTATACTCTGGTTGCGCCAGAATTAATTACAAATGCAGAATTAACCAAACACATAGCACAGACATGGAAGCGCCCAGCTTGGTTTAATCTTCCACAATCAGTAATTAGATTAATTTTTGGTCAAATGGGGCAGGAATTATTTTTAAATAGTATTAAGATTTCTCCAGATAAGTTGATTGCTAGTCGATTCAAATTTAATTATCCGAGTATTGCTGAATGTCTAACTGCAATAAAAAAACAGGAATTTTAA
- a CDS encoding long-chain-fatty-acid--CoA ligase: MNREYPVNNFYQIIGNNLRKKQNKTAIIDGDIKISNLDLKKHIDTVASYLVESGIKPGDKIAMIMANSYMFIVNLFAISKIGAVAVPVNNFLKHDEYAYILNDSEAKLLFASAKFASEIKGLTIATKIEKVIWVDGVPLENEKNIDYTKITDKFRDTTSFVDKDLNDLAVIIYTSGTTGKPKGAMLSYQNLLSIIYGAIEHYNIKEGQAKFICYLPMFHAFTLAVTVLLPIATNSGVIIVRSIATKKDFAQLLKLVLLHRCQYFVGVPDIFSAMARAKLPWYFHWFHNVKGWVSGASPLSEDVITRFSKTFKRGKLVQGYGLSECASGVSLNKPWANKFGSVGTPLPSFEIEAFSEDFRLEPRGEVGELCIKGDCVMLGYYNRPEETAEVITDGWFKTGDIGYVDQDGYVFIIDRKKDLIIHKGMNIYPREIEEFLYTHEKIQACAVIGIKDIEENETPVAYIEAKEGVEISEKEVKDYLKPLLAPFKQPRKIFFMEKLPRNATGKILKRELRLINNN, from the coding sequence ATGAATCGAGAATATCCCGTCAATAATTTCTATCAGATTATAGGTAATAACTTACGTAAAAAACAAAATAAAACAGCAATTATTGATGGTGACATTAAAATATCTAATCTTGATTTAAAAAAACATATAGATACAGTTGCCAGTTATTTGGTTGAATCGGGGATAAAACCGGGTGATAAAATTGCCATGATTATGGCAAATTCATACATGTTTATTGTAAACCTGTTTGCAATCTCAAAAATTGGAGCAGTGGCAGTTCCTGTTAATAATTTCCTCAAACATGATGAATATGCTTATATTCTGAATGACTCTGAGGCTAAGTTGTTATTTGCCTCAGCTAAGTTTGCTTCTGAAATAAAAGGACTTACTATTGCTACCAAAATAGAGAAAGTCATTTGGGTTGATGGCGTTCCGCTTGAAAATGAAAAAAATATAGACTATACTAAAATTACAGATAAATTTAGAGATACTACCTCATTCGTAGATAAAGACTTAAATGATCTTGCAGTAATCATATATACAAGTGGTACTACCGGTAAGCCCAAAGGAGCTATGCTTAGTTATCAAAATTTACTATCAATTATTTATGGCGCAATTGAGCATTATAATATCAAAGAAGGACAAGCAAAATTTATCTGTTACCTTCCGATGTTTCATGCTTTCACGCTTGCAGTAACAGTTCTGTTACCGATAGCCACCAATAGCGGTGTCATCATTGTCCGCTCAATTGCGACCAAAAAAGATTTTGCCCAACTCCTAAAACTGGTTCTTCTTCACCGCTGCCAATACTTTGTTGGTGTTCCGGACATATTTAGTGCTATGGCAAGAGCAAAATTACCTTGGTATTTTCATTGGTTTCATAATGTAAAAGGCTGGGTCTCAGGAGCTTCTCCATTATCCGAAGACGTAATTACACGTTTTAGCAAAACCTTCAAACGGGGAAAATTGGTTCAAGGTTATGGACTTAGTGAGTGCGCATCAGGTGTTTCATTAAATAAACCTTGGGCAAATAAGTTTGGTTCTGTGGGAACTCCATTACCAAGCTTTGAGATCGAGGCTTTTAGCGAAGATTTTCGCCTTGAGCCACGTGGAGAAGTTGGTGAGTTATGTATTAAGGGTGATTGTGTAATGCTTGGATACTATAACCGCCCAGAAGAAACGGCAGAGGTTATTACGGATGGCTGGTTTAAAACTGGGGATATTGGTTATGTTGACCAAGATGGTTATGTATTTATAATTGATCGTAAAAAAGATTTAATCATCCATAAGGGAATGAATATTTATCCCCGAGAGATTGAAGAATTTCTCTATACACATGAAAAGATTCAGGCTTGTGCAGTAATTGGAATTAAAGATATTGAAGAAAATGAAACCCCTGTTGCCTACATTGAAGCAAAAGAAGGCGTTGAAATTTCAGAAAAAGAAGTTAAGGATTACCTAAAGCCGCTTCTTGCACCTTTTAAACAACCCAGAAAAATCTTCTTTATGGAAAAATTACCAAGAAATGCCACCGGAAAGATCTTGAAACGGGAATTGCGTCTTATAAACAATAATTAA
- a CDS encoding helix-turn-helix domain-containing protein, protein MYSEICFFVKIVQAGKIATAASTLGIAQSTISRKISSLEKKLNHALIRRGYGEISLTDYGMKLYNSFKGIEAEIEKQMEKSRLCNPGL, encoded by the coding sequence ATGTATAGTGAAATCTGCTTTTTTGTTAAAATTGTTCAGGCTGGTAAGATTGCAACTGCAGCTAGTACTTTGGGTATTGCTCAATCAACTATCTCCAGAAAAATTTCTAGTCTTGAGAAGAAGCTAAATCATGCGCTTATTCGTAGAGGTTACGGAGAAATTTCTCTAACTGATTATGGAATGAAGCTTTACAATTCATTTAAAGGAATTGAAGCTGAAATTGAAAAACAAATGGAAAAAAGTAGGCTTTGTAATCCTGGTTTATGA
- the guaD gene encoding guanine deaminase, which produces MKTLYRGKIFTFTTKATLSNLQGVVPDSLFVNDEKFIFLRDGAIIVESGKIVAIGDYLDIKSQLQAEDKEVDYSGKLITPGFIDSHMHATQTSAVSAYGEKLLTWLDNYIFPGEVAFNSEQSARREYEILLKQLFKNGTTTICAYLPSSYDGADLLFEITDKYKMRAVMGNTIMTDGNPKLITDGETSMLISEKLYNKWHKTNRLSYALTPRFALSCTDESMGLCKEFVESHSDAYMQTHLCENVNEIQDTLAKFPWAKDYLEVYEKYGLVHDKSIFGHCIHLSDSEWKRMTEAEVIFANCPISNNYLGSGLFRYDEAVKRNAKLTLGTDWAAGNTLSMLRVMDDAYKVAMLNSFKLETLTRWYSATLGSAKALALDDYIGSLEVGKEADFIVLDPEANELLNYRLESSYDLLDYLFSVSSLGDDRIVAATYVYGDNVYTNSSN; this is translated from the coding sequence ATGAAAACATTATACAGAGGGAAAATATTTACTTTTACAACTAAGGCAACCTTGTCAAATCTGCAAGGTGTAGTGCCAGATAGTTTATTTGTAAATGATGAGAAATTTATATTTCTAAGAGATGGGGCAATTATTGTTGAATCCGGTAAAATAGTTGCAATTGGTGATTATCTAGATATTAAGAGTCAGCTTCAAGCAGAAGATAAAGAGGTTGATTATAGTGGGAAATTGATAACTCCGGGTTTTATTGATTCACACATGCATGCAACTCAGACTTCGGCAGTCAGTGCTTATGGCGAAAAATTATTAACGTGGCTCGATAATTATATCTTCCCAGGTGAAGTCGCATTTAATAGCGAACAATCCGCGCGGCGTGAGTATGAGATACTATTAAAGCAGCTATTTAAAAATGGAACCACGACAATTTGTGCATATTTACCAAGTTCTTATGATGGTGCTGATCTGCTATTTGAAATTACTGATAAATATAAAATGCGCGCTGTAATGGGGAATACTATTATGACAGATGGTAATCCTAAATTAATTACTGATGGCGAAACCAGTATGTTAATCAGTGAGAAGCTTTATAACAAATGGCATAAAACCAACCGCCTGTCATATGCATTGACACCACGCTTTGCATTAAGTTGCACAGATGAAAGCATGGGCTTATGCAAAGAATTTGTGGAGTCACATTCTGATGCTTATATGCAGACACATTTATGTGAAAATGTAAACGAGATTCAGGATACATTAGCTAAATTCCCTTGGGCAAAGGATTATCTTGAAGTTTATGAGAAATATGGGCTAGTTCATGACAAATCAATCTTTGGGCATTGTATCCATCTATCTGATAGTGAATGGAAGCGGATGACGGAAGCTGAGGTTATATTTGCCAATTGCCCAATTAGTAATAATTATTTGGGTAGCGGGTTATTTCGTTATGATGAAGCAGTTAAAAGAAATGCGAAACTAACATTGGGAACTGATTGGGCAGCAGGTAATACCTTGTCTATGCTAAGAGTAATGGATGATGCCTATAAAGTGGCAATGTTAAATTCGTTTAAACTAGAAACACTAACACGTTGGTATTCAGCAACACTTGGTTCGGCAAAAGCATTGGCATTGGATGATTATATTGGCAGTTTGGAAGTAGGTAAAGAAGCAGATTTCATCGTATTGGATCCTGAAGCAAATGAACTATTAAATTATCGTCTGGAAAGCAGTTATGATTTACTAGACTATCTATTCTCGGTGAGTTCACTCGGAGATGATCGGATAGTCGCTGCGACATATGTTTATGGCGATAATGTTTATACAAATAGTTCCAATTAA
- a CDS encoding BON domain-containing protein → MRVTSSLITILISMLAITSCSTQAAYKVSSELTAPYYTDADNQAKDDKDLQNKLKSLYKTQIPGNAIDITAYSGEVLLVGQVPSSSDKTRAAAIAKQIPYVKQVDNYLTINANKPVLNSNSSLADKAMARIKSQSDIDAQYVRVNAVDGVVYIMGSNLGNLTALNKAINGIYAMEGVTQVVNLVKPGDKDYTESDTYVD, encoded by the coding sequence ATGCGGGTAACATCTTCTTTAATTACAATATTAATCTCAATGCTGGCAATAACCTCATGTTCTACACAGGCTGCGTATAAAGTATCATCTGAATTAACGGCACCATACTATACAGATGCTGATAATCAAGCAAAAGATGATAAAGATCTACAAAATAAATTGAAAAGCTTATACAAAACACAAATCCCAGGCAACGCAATTGATATAACAGCCTATTCTGGAGAAGTATTGTTGGTGGGACAAGTTCCTAGTAGTAGTGATAAAACTCGTGCTGCGGCTATTGCAAAACAGATTCCATATGTTAAGCAGGTTGATAACTACCTGACAATAAATGCTAATAAGCCAGTACTTAATTCAAACTCTTCATTGGCGGATAAGGCTATGGCAAGAATTAAATCACAAAGTGATATTGACGCTCAATACGTAAGGGTAAATGCTGTTGATGGTGTAGTTTATATTATGGGAAGCAACCTTGGTAATTTAACTGCACTAAATAAAGCCATTAATGGTATTTATGCGATGGAAGGTGTTACTCAAGTAGTTAATTTAGTTAAGCCAGGTGACAAAGATTATACTGAATCAGATACCTATGTTGACTAA
- a CDS encoding FMN-binding glutamate synthase family protein, with translation MLVTERRKWYVGFGIVLIFFVALLIIVQANWYWIFGLIGILAAVGVYDRIQRKHTLLRNFPVLGHMRYILEFFRPEIQQYFVASDDSERPFDRKTRTIVYERAKGIPDTISFGNDKDIMKAGYEWALHSLSPKHHTDVDPRIIIGNEQCKQPYSASRLNISALSFGALSKNAIMALNLGAKKGNFLHNTGEGGLTEYHLLGGDVGMQVATAYFGFRTADGNFDPEKFRQQATLPNVKLIEIKLSQGAKPAHGGMLPKEKITPEIARIRGVSMDKDVISPPTHKAFSTPLGLCHFIAQLRELSDGKPVGFKLCIGKKTEFFAICKAMLQTGIYPDFIVIDGMEGGTGAAPSEFVNSIGMPLQEALVFVNNALVGCGLRKHIRIIASGKNATGFDMVRMMALGADIINSARAMMLALGCIQSKQCGNNTCPVGVATQNPRLFKQLDIDDKSERVYNYHKSTVKNFTELVGAMGLENPSDILPSSVMRRISDHEVRYFDEIYEFVKSGCLLEASTVPKQYQRFWEAATPDSFTFVH, from the coding sequence ATGCTGGTAACTGAACGCCGTAAGTGGTATGTAGGATTTGGAATTGTCCTGATTTTTTTTGTCGCATTACTGATTATTGTACAAGCTAATTGGTATTGGATTTTTGGTTTAATTGGGATCCTTGCTGCAGTTGGAGTTTATGATAGGATTCAGCGCAAACATACATTATTAAGAAATTTTCCAGTTCTTGGTCATATGCGCTATATTCTTGAATTTTTTCGTCCAGAAATTCAACAATACTTTGTTGCAAGTGATGATAGCGAACGACCGTTTGACCGCAAAACTAGAACTATAGTCTATGAACGTGCCAAAGGAATACCGGATACCATTTCATTTGGTAATGATAAAGATATTATGAAAGCTGGGTATGAATGGGCACTACACTCTCTTTCACCTAAACATCATACCGATGTAGATCCGCGTATAATTATTGGTAATGAGCAATGCAAACAGCCGTATTCAGCTTCTCGTCTGAATATATCTGCACTAAGCTTTGGGGCACTATCCAAAAACGCCATAATGGCACTAAATCTTGGAGCTAAAAAAGGAAATTTCCTGCATAATACTGGTGAAGGTGGATTAACTGAATATCATTTACTTGGCGGCGATGTAGGAATGCAAGTAGCAACTGCATATTTTGGATTTAGAACTGCTGATGGCAATTTTGATCCAGAAAAGTTTCGCCAACAAGCAACTCTGCCAAATGTTAAACTAATTGAGATTAAGCTATCTCAGGGGGCAAAACCAGCTCATGGCGGAATGTTACCCAAAGAAAAAATCACGCCAGAAATTGCCCGCATTCGTGGCGTAAGTATGGATAAGGATGTAATCTCCCCGCCGACACATAAAGCCTTTTCAACGCCACTAGGTTTATGCCATTTTATTGCTCAGTTACGAGAGTTATCTGATGGTAAGCCAGTTGGCTTCAAGCTTTGTATTGGTAAAAAAACTGAATTTTTTGCAATCTGTAAGGCAATGTTGCAAACGGGTATTTATCCTGACTTTATTGTGATTGATGGGATGGAAGGTGGTACTGGTGCTGCACCTTCGGAGTTTGTAAATTCAATTGGTATGCCACTTCAGGAAGCTTTGGTTTTTGTTAATAATGCTTTAGTTGGTTGTGGCTTACGTAAACATATCCGCATTATTGCCAGCGGAAAAAATGCGACAGGTTTTGACATGGTGCGGATGATGGCATTAGGTGCTGATATTATCAATTCTGCACGCGCCATGATGTTAGCTTTGGGTTGCATCCAATCTAAACAATGTGGTAATAATACTTGTCCCGTTGGTGTTGCCACGCAGAATCCGCGCCTATTTAAGCAGCTCGATATTGATGATAAGTCTGAGCGGGTGTATAATTACCATAAATCAACGGTTAAAAATTTTACAGAGCTAGTTGGAGCAATGGGACTTGAAAATCCGAGTGATATTTTGCCATCAAGTGTGATGCGTCGAATAAGTGATCACGAAGTGCGCTATTTTGATGAAATTTATGAATTTGTGAAGTCGGGCTGTTTACTTGAGGCTTCGACAGTTCCTAAGCAATATCAACGCTTTTGGGAAGCTGCGACCCCTGACTCCTTTACGTTTGTTCATTAA